The Armatimonadota bacterium DNA window TCGGCGTACCGATCCAAACCAAAGCTTTGAGCGGTGTCGATTCGCTCTATAGCATCGTCCAGATGCCAGCTGGAATTCCCGTCGCGACCGTCGCGATTGGTGGGGCGGAGAACGCGGGACTCCTCGCGATCCAGATTCTCGCGCTAAGCGATGCTGACTTAGCCGCAAAGCTGGCAGACCATCGCCGCCAGCTTAGCGAAAAAGTGAAGAAGATGAACGAGAACGTTACTTCTTCTCTTTAAGAGAATTCAAAACCGGTGCGCAGTGCTGATCAAGGATGATCACCTTGATGAAAAACCGGAGTTTGGCGTCGTCATCAAGCTTGGTTGGGTCGAGGCTCGGATCGAATAACTGCGGCTTGATCGCATAAATCGCCGCTCGCAATTGTCCCTTATTGAACGTCGACTTCATCACCGGCATGATCATGTCCACGTTCTGCGAAATCAAAATCTCGCGCGACATGTTGAGCGCGTTGAACGTGTTCTTCATTTCGGCGAGCAGCGTCTGGCTGGGGATCTGCTTTTTATCCTTGCCTTCGGTGATCGCAGCATCGAGCTTTGGCTCAAGCTTCAACAAGACTTCGTACTCTTTGACCTCCGCTTCCTGAACGTTTTTTCGCGCTTGTTCGATCACCGGCACCAGCTTTTCGATCTGTTCTGGAGTGAGTAGCAACGGCAACAACTGGTTCATCAGCTCAACCTGGCGCGCCTTCGCTAGAATTTCGTCCGAGCGGCGGGCGCGTTCTGCTTGCGTCAATTGTGCGCTGACAATCGTGCCCAAAATGAGCGTCGCAATAATACTAAAGGTCCATTTGAAGTTCATGAATTCTTGTTTTCCGGGAAGTCCTGTAGTTGGGACGGTTTGGCGGGAGGTGGCGTTACATTCTGTTCCAACACGACAACGAAATTCGCTGCCGCCAGAACCTGTAGGTGCACGAAGATGAGCCCGAGGGCAGCAATGGCGATCCAAGCCAAAATCGATGGGCCGGACTTTGTCATCCCACCCAATGCCGAGATGGCAAAGAGCCCTGCGAGCATGATCGCCGCCGAACCGAAGAAGCCGAGCATTCCGAGCCCGATGTTTTTGTTCCTTGGCCGAGAGAGTAGCTTGGTGTGTAATCTCTCTGACTGCTTGCGCATCCAAAGGCCGTAGCCGAGCCACAGGATGAGTGCGGGTAAGCCTTGAAGAAAGATCACGAGTTCAAGGTACCCGATGGCGGCCATAATCTCGAACAGTGAGCGCGCCTATTGGAGTCTTTGGAACGGTGGTCATGGACCGGTTTCGGCACATCATGGAAATGCCGAAAGTTGGAGGTTATGCCGAATATCACCACGAGGCCTTACAGCTTGGCGGGGAGGCCGCAAACACTGCTGTAGCACTGCATCGACTTGGGCAAAGCGTCGTCCTTCGATCCAACTATGTCGGTAATGGGCAGCACATCCACCCTTGGCTAATCGAAAATGGAATCGACGTTCACGGTTGTCCAATCAGCGATTCACCCGAACCTAGCTGTGACATCTACCTCACGCCTGACGGTGAACGGACGATGTTCGGGAGACAGCTTCTAGCACCGGATTCAGTGCCGTGGGGAAATGACATCGAGTGGGTTTCGTGTGATCCGAATCTAGGCGAAGCCAGCCGTGAAGAGTTGCGACGAGCCTTTCGCCAAGGCAAAAAGACTTACGGTATGGACTTCTTTCAACCAGACGATCCATACGACTGCATTACGATCTGGCAATCGAGCACCGATTGGTGGGGCAACAAGGGCAACCTGCATGACAATCATGATGCGTTTGCAGCGTTCACAGATGAATATGGGTTCAACGGGATTCTGACTGCTGGTGCACAAGGGTGCCTCGCTGGCAGAGGTGACGCGCTCAGACATTATCCTGCCTTCAGAATTCCACAGGTAGTTGACGCCACGGGCTGTGGCGATTGTTTTAGAGCGGGAGTGATTGCGGGGTTGAACGAAGGAAAGCCATTTGAGGAGGCACTGATGCTCGGTGCTGCGGTCGGGGCGTTGAACGCTACAAAGGAAGGCGCCAGTGCAGGCGCGCCGACGATGCTTGAAGCACTACAATTGATTGCGGAGCAACCAGAAATCTCTGCGGCTTATCGCCCGAGATAGTCGCGGAGTTTGCGCTGTTGGGCGAGGATTCTCAGCTTTTTGATCGCTGAAAGCTCTATCTGACGGATTCGCTCGCGGCTGACTCGCATTTCGTTAGCGAGCTGATCTCGGAGCATTGTCACTTCCTCATTGTCTTCTAACCGAAGTCTTTGCGACATAACGCGCTGCTCTCTTTCGTTCAACTCTTTCAGGATTTCTTGGAGCTCAACGGTCCGTTCAGCGAACAGCACTTCGTCTTCCGGGTTCTCGCAGTTGGTGTCGTGGATCATCGCTCCCAAAGTTGTTTGCTCAGTGTCGCCGATTCGCATGTCAAGGCTCAGCAAATCCTGCGATGCAACCATCAAATGGGTGAGTTTTCTGGGGCTGAGTCCAATTGCTTTGGCCAGCTGATCGTGCGTGGGTTCGTGTCCTAACTCGCGGGTCAAGCGTAGTCGTTCGCGCTCAATCCTGCGGATGGATTGTGAAATGTGAGCTGGCAATCGGATCGCCTTGGACTTACCATCGAGCGCCCTACCGATGGACTGGCGAATCCAGTGCGTGGCATAAGTCGAGAATCGGAAGCCCTTTGTAGGATCAAATCGCTTGACGGCGTGCATGAGCCCAATCGCGCCTTCCTGGATCAAATCTTCAAGAGGAATCGCTTGGCAACGATAGCTCCGCGCAATGTTGATCACGAGGCGCATATTGGATTCGATGAGGCGCTCACGAGCTTGCTCGTCGCCACGCTGAGCGGCGAGGGTGAGTGAGACCTCTTCCTCAGGCGTCAGCAACGGCGCTTGGGTAAGTCGTCCCCAATAGCTGTTGTGCCCGTCATCCGAGTCGGCTGAAGTGTGCCGCGTCAACTCTTAATATTTCTCCTTTAGATTCCTGCTTTGAAAAGCAATCCTCGAATCGGCACACGCGTGCCCAAAAGATGGCTAGAACAATTTTCGTGCCAATCTATCCGTTTCTACGTCTGACGCCAAAAAAAGTAGTGATGTTCAGACGAAGTTTTTTCTGCGTGGTGCGCGCGCAAGTTTGCGAGAAAACAATCTAAAGTGGCCTCATTCGCAACCAAACGAGAGCGTATTGAATATTATCTCATAGAGCAAACCGATTTCGTGGTGAACTGCAAAACCAGCAACCTCACGAGGTACCCATTTGAACGAAACAGAATTTGTAAACTCAAATAAGGAGGAGTGGGAAGAGCTCAGGAACCTCAGTCTCCGGCTTCAAGTTTCGCCGGGTACTTTGCTGCCGCGAGAAATCGAGAGGTTTCTTGAGTTGTACCGAAAGGCGACAAGCGACCTTGCCCGAGCACGTGCCGAGTCTACGAATCCAGATCTTATTGGGAGCCTGAATAACCTCGTTGCTCAAGGATATTCCTCGTTCTATTCAAAGCCAAAGCGCAAAGTTGGCGCAGGAATTCTAAATGCAATCGTATTCTGCGCGCAGGCGTTTCGACGGCAATACCGGTTCGTTTTGCTCAGCCTGTTCACCGTGATCGCCGGTACGATGGTCGCGAGTTTGACTTTGGCCAATCGCCCAGACTTGCGATATGCGGTCATTCCACCAAGCGAGGAAGAGCTGTTTACACAATGGAAGAAGGCGGAGTTTGAGCAGAGATCCGGCGGAGAGAATCTCTCAATGCTCGCGATGTATGCGAGCAACAACCCGAATGTTTCGCTGAGAACCGCGGCAATTGGCGCCTCGACACTAGGGATCGGCTCAGCATACTCGCTTTGGCAGAACGGCATTTTGCTTGGGGCATTGGGGCAAGACATGAGGTCGGTGGGCAAGCTAGGATTTTTGGCCACATCACTTGCTCCGCATGGTGCGACGGAACTCTCTGGGATGATCATTTCAGGTGCATCGGGCTACTCCTTGGGGTGGGCAATTCTCGTGCCTGGTCGCAGGCGGCGAATCGACTCACTCGTCGAAAAATCCAAAGATGCGATGGCCCTCTTTGTCATGGGGGTGGTCATGATGTACATCGCAGCGCCGTTCGAAGCTTTCTTTAGCTTCAGCCCAGCATTTAGCCAACCATTGAAAGCGATCGTTGGGTTGATCATTTTCGCACTTTGGATGTCCTTCTGGTTGTTTGCCGGCAGGACGAAGAAGAATGTGAGCAAGATCCGCTCGTTTGTCCGCGAGCCGTCAACCCAGCCGCTTGAATACTCGGGTTGGCAGAACGTACGTGGCGACCAATCGGAGGATGCTCTTGAAACGGAGCGGGTTCAAGCGTAGCGACTCAAGGTAATTTCTTCGCGCTTCAGCCCGGTTACCGCGCCACATCATCTCGGTGCCGAGACAAGCGAAGTTATGTGCGAAAGCTTGCTGGTGACGCGCCGATATCTTTGCCATCTCATCGGCGATCTTTGCCAACTTGGTGCGAATGACCACTCCATCTTCATTCATTCGGTCTTCAAACCGACACGCCTGATTTGGATGAACTCGGTAAAACGTTAGTGGCTGATCGATATGGACCACTTCTGAAACTTGTGCGATTCGCAGCCACATATCCCAATCGCCGCATCCCCAAAATCCGGGCTCAAACAGCCCCACTTTTTCGGTGATTGAACGGCGGAACATCACTGAGCTCGCGATGATTTTGTTGCGCTCCATCAAGTCCAGATACACATCACCAGATTCGGTCTTGGGCCAAGGAAACCCAAGCGGCGCACCTGGAATCTCGTTGCCTTGGTCGTCGATGAACCACCCGGCAGTGTGTACCAATCCTGCCTTCGCGTTTGAATCGAGCGCTTGAACTTGTTGCGCTAACTTCTCCGGCCCCCAAAGATCGTCGTCGTTGAAAACCGCAATGTACTCACCCTTCGAATGCTCAATTCCAAAATTCAGGTTTCCGTAGGTGCCCAGATTTTTGGGATGAAAGTGCGGGATCAGATCGGGTTGCTCGGCGATCCACTCGCGGGAGCCGTCGGTCGACCCATCGTCGAGGGCGAGAATCTCAAAGTCCTTAAAAGTCTGGGCACGCAACGATTCGACGGCGAGGGGCAAAAAATCGCGGTGATTGTAGCTGGTGAGCAGTACAGATACTTTCGGCATTTAGTCGAATCTCACCTCGACACTCCAGTCCTCAATATCCAATTCTGGATTCGGCTGGTCGCCAGTCGGTTCAATGTTGCCGGCGGTCGTGTTGCTGTAAGTTCCTGCGCGGTCCAATGGGATATTCACGACGGTATTGATTTGCGAAGGAAAACGGCCGTCGCCTAGCGCATCCCACTGTTTGTCGGTGCCGGAAGCTGGCACACGGTCCATCGTCAGGAAGTTGATCTGCATTGCCCGTGTATTGTTGCGCTCGGTCTCATCCGGGATCATTTGCGCGAGGTCAAGTTCGAACCGAATACGGCGCGAACCGACATTAACCAAATCGCCAGAGATCGGGACGCCCGTCGTGATGAACGTTGTCAGGTCCGTAGTCTGGAATTTGTAAATTAGATAATCGTTGGATTGTGTCGGGTCCCACCAAACGAAGTGGGTAGCGTTTCCGGCAACAAAGCCGTTGCCCCATGGTGGAGCAATCACCGGAATTGGACCTTGGGTCGGCGGTGGGCTATCTGGAGAAAAATTGATCGCCACCATATACACGTAGGGAACGCCACCTGCGCCGGTCTCGGCTCCAGTACGAACAGGGCCGCTCATCGTGTAAGAAAAGATCAGCCGCGTCGATCGCGGAGTTCCGGTCGCTGGGAATTTGGCACAGCCGCCCAAGACCAGCAGAAGACCACTCCCGCCTAGCGCAACAAGCCGATTTTTCAGAATCTTCATTCGGAAGGAACAACCTTAAACAGGATTCGATGACATGTTTCGCAGGTCATCAATTTGTCGGTATTCACCGCTTCAATGATTCGACGCGCCAGAGACGTTCCGCATGCGGTGCATTTATCATTTTCTACAACGCCCATCCCAATTCCGTGATATTTGGCTCGAATGGCTTCGTACTTGTCGAGCAATCCACGTTCGACTTCCTTGGCCGCCGAGGTCCTCTCCACCTGCTTCGCAGCAAACTTGGCTTTGATTTCCTCTAAAAGCTGCGCGTCGCCCGTCTTCTTCGATTCCAAAGTTTTAACCATTTGGTTAATCTGGCTTGCGATCGGGCGGGCTTCTGCCAGAGCCGCTGGTTCTTGATCAATGATCTCTAGCATTTGCAATTCGTAATCGCTGATTTTTTGCCCTAGAGAAGCAATCTCTAATTCAATGCTTGCTGCCTCTTTGCTGTTCACGACAGAACCACCGTACAGAGTTTTGTCCAGAGTTTTCTTCTTTTCGGTGCTCGCGGTAACTTTGTCTTCGAGCTCTTTCAAAGCAGCTTTGAGCTTCGCTGGCCTTTCCAAAATCTCTAAATTGGCTTGCTTTAGGTCTCGAATTTCTTGCACCAGAGCTTTGCCTCCATCAAGCGATGCGGCTCGCTTTTTGAGATGGAGCAATTCGGTATCGACTAGGTGAAGCCGGTACAGCAGATAAAGAGAATTGTCCGACATGAACAATTGATTATGGTCTAGTTGAAGGACATCGGCGCAGAATTGTCGAAAACGGAGGATACGGCAATGGCCTCGTCGTTCAGCCAACTCATTTTAGATGTCGAGAATTTGGATCGTTCGCTCCAGTTCTATGAGGGCATCTTGCACCTATCGGTTCAGCACCACTCGAACCTCGATGGCGTTAAGTTGGCGTCGTTGCTCGCGGGAAAAACCGAAGTGATTTTGGTCCAACGCTCGCCATTTGAACAAAACAGCGCATATGATCGGGCTGGTGGAGTCGTGCTCAACTTCAATGTAAACAACCTTCTAGGTCTGTTCACCGAGATTCAAGATACTGGAATCAAGGTTTTGCGAAACGTTGAATCGACCTCGTTGGGCGAGCGGTCGTTGTTGGTGGCCGACCCAGACGGTTACGCCGTCATGCTGAGCGAAAATTCCGCTTTGATGAATTAACTTGGGTTGATCGTCACAGTCCCTGGCATTCCTGGTTGACCCAAAATCGTGATGCTGATCGGCATAAATTGCCGTATGACCCAAGCCATGGTTTGGAGCCTGGGAGTGATGGTCAAGGTTTTGAATCGTGTCGGTGACGAAGCGAGCGCACCGGCGACCAACGCTTGATCGGCCAAGAATGGGTCCAATGTGGCGTCAGATTTGACGAATCGCATCAGCATTTCACCTGCTGATCTTACGACTTGTTCCGTTCGGATTCCGCGACCACCCATGGCTGTGCCGCACCCGATGCCACGTTCGTACCGAGCGACAAACGTGACGAACATGCCGTTGGTTTTGGACGGAACTTCGCAAGCTTCGACTTCGAAAGTCTTGCACAGCCGTTCGCAAAACTCCGTCATCGCTTTCACTGCGCGCTCGGGAATGTCCTTCGATATTCCGGAGTGGCTGACGACGGCAACGACGGATTCAAGTTCGCCGCGGTTAGACCAATCAAATCCATGGAGTGCGCTTGGTTCGACTTCAGCAAACACCTCGCCCTTGGCAGCGAACCCAAATCCGGCGAGATTTTGCTCTGCAAACGCCACGAGCCCTTGTGCGGCGTGAAGGCGCAAGGTCGCTTGCTGAAACGCGTCAAAGGTCAAGGTATTTGGGTTGTATGTCTCCCCCTTGACGCTGAAGGTGGAATACGCCCCAGACTTCGCCAAGATCGGTAGTAAGGAGTCGATGATCATCAACGCATTGCCCGGAATGCTGCCTTTTTCGTGGCTACCGACGTCATAAATGCCCTTCAATGGACGGGGAGCGCGAGTGGGGACATACAGGATTTCTTCCGATCCGAGATCAACGCCGCCGAGTTTAGCCTCACAAATATATTCCGCGGCCTGCAAAAACGTGAGGTCTTCACTGGTTAAGCCTGGCTTGCGCGTTCCGCCTCGAATGTGATGGATTCGCACGGGTTGAACGGTCAACGCTGCTAGAGAAAGCGCGGTGCGCAGTAGCATGCCGCCGCCTTCGCCCTGAGAGCCATTGATGACCAGCGGATCTTGTTGGGCTCGCATTACATTTTGAGCTTGAAGATCATGTATTCCAGCATTTTGAGAAGGTACGCCAGCACCATGATCATCAAAAGCACGCTCAAGACTTCCTGCATGATTGGAAGTTGATCGTTTTGAGCGATGTTTGGTTTGCCCGTGAGAGTTGCTTGCCCCAAGAACTTGTCGGCGAAACTCAAAATCCCACCCACTCCAGCTTTTATGGCATCTCTGCCAACCAGGTAAATCGAAAGGACGAAGAGGAGAGTGAGTGGAAGCAACAGCTTGTACTTATGCTTCTGATGTTCGTTGTAGATCACGCATTGTTGGCAACGCTTGATCTTAATCTCCATCGGCAAACTGGTGTTATACGGAATGAACTTTGCGGCGGCAATTGCATCCTTCGGGATCGGCTTGCCCTCCATCGCGTTTTGAATCACCTTTTCTTCGCACATACACCCGACGCGCTCCTTCCAGCAGGTAAGACGAGTGTGATAGATCGGACATTTTTCGCGGACAAATTTTCGGCAGTACGGCAGCTGCCAGCACTTGCCCATGAACACGTTTTGGCGATCGTCTTCTTCGCGAACGCCCTTGCCGTACTTGAGCGAATCAGCTTTGCTGCCCTCTTTTGCCCGGTCACGAACGCGCGTGATGACGTCGAAAAGGGTGACGATGACCGTGACGATTCCTATCGCGAACCCAGCCGTTTGAACTCGCTGGAGCGCCGTCGCGGCAACTTGTTCGACACTACCCCCTACGAATTGAGGCAGGAAAACTGGGGCCATCACGATCGCTATCGTGACGATGATGAGTAAGACGCTGAGGACTTCTTCGCCCCAAAAAACGATGGCGGCACCAATCGCCATGATCAGTCCGCTGATCGCGGCGACTCGGCCAAACATGTCGACCATCTGGGTCGCTTTGGCGACATCGGTCGGCTGTGCACCGGCAAAGCTGAAGAAGTAGTAAAGGAGAAATCCTATACCGCCGAGGAGTCCGATTCCCCCGGCATAAAACAAAAGCCTGCTGACAGTATCCTGCAGACCACTTAGAAAGTCCTCTACTCCTTCTCCAGATTTTCGCATGCGTTATTTCTTGTTGACGCGTTCGATATAGTTACCGTCGCGGGTATCTATCTTGATCGTGTCGCCTTCATTGATATGATAAGGCACTTGAACTTTAGCACCAGTTTCAACTACCGCGCCCTTGGTCGAGCTTCCGCTAACGGTATCTCCCTTGATGCCTGGCTCTGCCTCAACAATACGAAGCTCTACAAAGTTTGGAAGTTCATAAGTAATGACTTGATCGTCGACGGCTAGCCCGATGATCTTGCTTTCTTCCTTCAAAAACTCGGCTCCTTGCCCCAGAATGTTCAGCGGGACATAGAGCTGATCGTAGCTTTCCAAGTCCATCAAGACCGCTTCTTGGTCGATATCGTTCTTGTAGAGGAACTGCAATTCCTTCTTTTCAAGGAACACCGCATCCACCTTTTCACCCGATCGGAAGGTCTTTTCGATGACGTTCCCGTTATCGACTCGGCGAAGTCTTGTGCGAACAAATGCGCCGCCCTTTCCGGGTTTTACATGCTGAAATTCGACGAGCACATAGGTTGCGCCGTCAATCTTCATGGCCATGCCATTACGAAAATCACTGGTATCTACTGCCAAAAGTTTCTCCGTTTCTACCTTCTTGGTAGATTCAAGAGGCTATTGTACCGCCGCAGCAACTACGAATCGCGCTTAAGTAACCAACCACCTTTTCGCAGTAATTCATGTTCCTCAGAACCTTCCTCTACGTCCATGTGATCCACTTCTATTGGTTGTGGGGTTTGCTCATCGTCTTCGCTGAGTGTCGAAGTGCCAACTTTGCTCGGGTCCCAGACTGCCTTCGAGGAACTCGGGAGATATTTGCCCAAAACGCCGTTTACGAACCGGCCGCTTTCTTCGGAGCCGAATTTCTTCGCCATGATCACCGCTTCGCTGATCGTCACCTTGGGTGGCATCGACTCGATGTGATCGAGCTCGAAAAACGCCATGCGCAAGATCGCTCGATCGACTTTGGCGATTCGGCTCAAATCCCAATTCTTTGAGAGAAGTGCTGAGATTTGCTCATCAATGACTTCAAGTTGTTCGACCGTGCCCTTGACGAGTGATTCGATGTACTCGATCGCTTCTGGAACAAACGGTTCGCGATTTGTCGCCGATTGAATCGCTTCATCAACCTCTGTTTCGGCAGTATCGATTTCGTACAATGCTTGAAACGCTGATTCACGCGCCAACCGTCGGCTCCGAACCAATTTAACCGGCTGTTCCTGCTCCTCCGGATTCAATTCGTCACTCATTGGACGAGCTCGACTTCCATCATTTGAGGCACGAACGCAGTTGAAAACTCACCGGAGATGAACCCTTCAGTTCGAACAAGTCGCCGCAAGAACGGGATATTGGTCTTGATGCCTTCGACATGAAACTCATCTAGAGCCACACGAAGTCGGTTCACTGCTGTCGCCCGATCTGGTCCGTAGACGATCAGTTTGGCGATCATCGGGTCATAAAATGGCGAGATCAAAAAGCCAGTGTAGATGTGCGTGTCCATCCGGACACCAATTCCACCAGGCGCCATCCATTGGGTGACGATGCCAGTTGATGGAGCGAAGTCGTTGTCCGGATCTTGTGCGGTGATTCTCGCTTCGATCGCGTGACCGTTAATATTCAGGTCATTTTGGCTGAACGGCATCTTCTCTCCCGCTGCGATTCGAAGCTGCAAGTGAACCAGGTCAAGGCCAGTGATCAATTCGGTGACCGGGTGCTCGACTTGGAGCCGGGTGTTCATTTCGAGGAAATAGAACTTGTAGTCTTTGTCCACCAAGAACTCGACCGTTCCAGCGTTCCAATAGCCAACAGATGCCGCGACTCGAACAGCCGCTTCGCCCATCTCCTTGCGAAGTGATTCTGGCATCCCGGCGAAGGGCGCCTCTTCGACAATTTTCTGATGTCTTAGGTTCTGAATGCTGCACTCGCGCTCAAAGCAGTAGACGCCATTGCCATGCTCGTCGAACAACACTTGAACTTCGACGTGCCGCGGTTCGACAACGCACTTCTCGACAAGCATGTCGCCATTTCCAAAGCTCGCTTGTGCTTCGGCTTGAGCAATCTTCCACTGCTTGACCAAATCGTCGGGTCCGTCCACACGTCGGATTCCGCGACCTCCGCCGCCGGCAACAGCTTTCAGCAGAACTGGATAGCCAATCGTTTCGGATAGCTCGATGGCTTCTTGCTCTGTGGGGACGACGTCTTCGGAACCGGGCACGACAGGGCAATTCGCCTTGATCGCAGCCTTTTTGGCCTCTGCCTTATCACCCATCGAAAAGATTGCGCTTGGTGGAGGCCCAATGAATTTGACTCCGATCCGCTCCAGTGATTCAGCAAAAGTTTGTCGTTCGCTGAAGTAGCCATAACCAGGGTGTACGGCATCGGCCCCACTGATTTCGACCGCCATCAGAACGTTCGCGAGGTTCAAATACGAATCTGTGTTGGTCGCTTCACCTACGCAGATCGCTTCGTCGGCAAGCTTGACGTGGAGGCTCTCCCGGTCCGCTTCGCTATAAATGGCGACGGTGGGGATGCCAAGCGATTTGCAGGATCGAATGACACGTACGGCGATTTCGCCACGGTTTGCAATCAGAACTTTTTTGAACATCAGTATTTCCCGTGTCCTGGGTGGAGACACTTTACTTTTCCGGTCGCTGGGTCATACTCATACGGCTCTTTGCCGATGGGGTCTGCCAACATTTCTGGCGGCAATTTTAAGACGGACATATCGGATGGAGGAGTCTCGTCAGAGGTCATGTATGCGGCAACAGCTTGTCGAATCTGCCGCAGGTTTGCCATACAAACTTCGTCCTTCGCGCGGGCCATCGATTGGCCCACAACGGTATTGCCAACTTTGTCCGCGCGCTGGTTTCCGTCCACGGAAAGGCACCCTTGGAGGCAGATTAAAAGCCCGGCAACTGCGATGTACTTCAGGGTCATGGCTTCACCTTCACGATCGCTTGGCCATATTGCACTGGTTGATTGGTCACGACTAGAGTCTCCGTAACTTCACCACTGACGTTGGAGACGACTTCATTCTTGATCCCGAGAGCGACAACAAACCCAATCACATCGCCGCTGGAGATCTTGGCGCCTTCTTTCAGTTCGACTTTGCCTTCTTGGAAGAACCCGACGCAAGGGCTCTTCACTTCTTTGAAGTCGGGCGCAAGTTCGACAGAATCCGATTCAGCGACGGCATGCGATGGGATCGCGATCGGAGCAGGAGCCTCTGCTTGAATCACCGCGGAGAACTTTTCGTCGCCATTTTTGAGCCTAACATGCCGGAAACCGAGGTCCTTGGCGGCCTCAAGAGCATGCTTAATGGTTTCTCCATCCAAACCAGACATGAGAACGAGTGTACCGGACAAAAAAAGGGCGGGCGCAATTTCTGGCTTGGGAGGAGAGTTGCACCCGCTTAATAGCTGTCTTCGTTTGCGATTTTCGCTTCGATTTTAGGTGAGGGCTTATACTTATGCCCTTCTGCATGTTAAACGCATTAAACCTGAAAGAAAGTTCCGATTGATTTGGAAAATCTTGAACCGCGACTTAAGTCCTAGATTCGATTTCCTGAATCACTTGCGACGAAATCGCACCAGAGAACACGCACCGCACTTCGGATTCCAATGTTACTTCGGATTCATAGTGCTCCAAGCCGACCTTGACGAGCCCGCCAGTATTGAAGATTTCAATCGTTCCAGTGGTCCCGGTTTTCCTAGAATGGACGATCGCCGCAGCGGCCGAACCCGTTCCACAAGCCCTCGTCTCACCCACCCCGCGCTCGAATGGTCGCATCCTCAATTGCCCTGGTGCGATCGTCGTGACGAACATTGTGCTCGTCCGCTCAGGGAAAAGCAGATGATGTTCCAGAGCGGCACCAGTTTCAAAGAACTCGGCGTCGGAAAACGGTTGATCGTCGATAATCGTGTGGGCTGAACCGGTAGATAAGCTCGAAATCCGCCACTCTCGGCCGTTCAATTGCACTGGATAGTCGAAGATCTCGGTTTCGGTGATCGCTGGAATCGCGTCCGGATTGAACGAGCCCGAGCCAATATTCACCTTTGCCGATGAAGGGCCCGTGATCCAAACCTCCACATCTCGAGAGAAGTGGTGGATGACGTCATGTTCTCGGAGCCATCCGATCTCGTGAGCGTGGACTGCCGCACAGCGCAGTCCGTTTCCACAAAAATCCTCGCTCCCATCGGGGTTGAACATGCGCAGTTGGCCCTTGTCTAGGACCAAGAGCCCGTCTGCGCCGATTCCAAAATGGTGTGAACAGGTGCGCTGGGCAAGTTGCTCAAGATCTAGTTGGAACCCAGGATGGTGAACCAGAACAAAGTCATTCCCAGCAGCTTCGTACTTCCAGAATCTCAACGAACGTGCTCCAACGAATACTGAGCCGAGGCAACGGTATCGTGATACCAACCACCATCGGGACAAACCAATGGGAACCACCATGCAGAGGGTCGTAATCCTGCTTTCACAAGCCCTTTTGAAACGGTCACGGCATCTCGGACGAGTCGCAGCC harbors:
- the accC gene encoding acetyl-CoA carboxylase biotin carboxylase subunit codes for the protein MFKKVLIANRGEIAVRVIRSCKSLGIPTVAIYSEADRESLHVKLADEAICVGEATNTDSYLNLANVLMAVEISGADAVHPGYGYFSERQTFAESLERIGVKFIGPPPSAIFSMGDKAEAKKAAIKANCPVVPGSEDVVPTEQEAIELSETIGYPVLLKAVAGGGGRGIRRVDGPDDLVKQWKIAQAEAQASFGNGDMLVEKCVVEPRHVEVQVLFDEHGNGVYCFERECSIQNLRHQKIVEEAPFAGMPESLRKEMGEAAVRVAASVGYWNAGTVEFLVDKDYKFYFLEMNTRLQVEHPVTELITGLDLVHLQLRIAAGEKMPFSQNDLNINGHAIEARITAQDPDNDFAPSTGIVTQWMAPGGIGVRMDTHIYTGFLISPFYDPMIAKLIVYGPDRATAVNRLRVALDEFHVEGIKTNIPFLRRLVRTEGFISGEFSTAFVPQMMEVELVQ
- the dapF gene encoding diaminopimelate epimerase; its protein translation is MRFWKYEAAGNDFVLVHHPGFQLDLEQLAQRTCSHHFGIGADGLLVLDKGQLRMFNPDGSEDFCGNGLRCAAVHAHEIGWLREHDVIHHFSRDVEVWITGPSSAKVNIGSGSFNPDAIPAITETEIFDYPVQLNGREWRISSLSTGSAHTIIDDQPFSDAEFFETGAALEHHLLFPERTSTMFVTTIAPGQLRMRPFERGVGETRACGTGSAAAAIVHSRKTGTTGTIEIFNTGGLVKVGLEHYESEVTLESEVRCVFSGAISSQVIQEIESRT